The window CATAAAGGGGAGCTGCATCAACGGTAGCAGCACGGGACCGGCCAGCCGCAACAGACTTCCGAATTGAGGTAGTATCAGGGTAAGAAAAAACAGCATCATGGCTAGATGCCCAAGAACCAGAAGCAGTAGAAAGGTTTTGCCGAACAGGGCGGTTCCCCGTCGCAAAATCGCTTTGGGCGTGGGGTTGCCGTAGAGCGTTTCATAGGTCAGGGCGGCGCACAAACCGAGTATGGCCGTCAGAATAAAATGGTTTGCGGCCCCGGGGAACACCGGCAAGAGCGCTTCTTCCGGACGCATGGTGCTGAGTATGGCCAGCCCCAGCAGCGCAGCCAAGTATCGGCTTGCGTCATACTGAAGCAGCGCTTTTGTGACCAGGGCGTACTGTTTGGCGATGCTCACAGATTTCTTCCTTTATCCTGAAATTACACAGAAAAAGAAAAATAAATAAAAACATGCCGAATTACAAGTGAATTCGGCATGTTTGGGTGGCGCTCAGGCAAATGCAGGTGCTCAGTAGTCGATGCTGAACCGCCTCATTTTGGCGTACAGCGTGTTTCTACCAATGCCCAGGGCTTTTGCCGTGCGGCTCACGTTGCCGTTATGGTGCTGGAGCGCTTCCCGAATGGTCTCGGCTTCCACATTGTCCAGCCGGAATCCCCCCTGCTCCGTATGCGGCGTCATGTCGCTCTCTTTGGTCCGCGGCGTATCCCGGAGCTGCCGGGGCAGGTGTTCTATTCGGATATAGCCTTCAGGAGCATTGTTCACCGCAGATTCCATGCAGTTGATGAGTTCCCGGACATTGCCCGGCCAGTCGTGCCGGGACAGGACATCGAGAACCTCTGGTGCGATTCCGGCATAAGGCAGTTCAAAATCCGAGCAAAGCCGCCGGGCGTGGTGTTGAGCCAGGAGGGGTACATCGTCGGTCCGTTCCCGAAGGGCCGGAATGTGGATGCCCACCACGTTGATACGGTAGTAGAGGTCTTCACGAAACGCCCCGTCCGCCACGTGCTGGGCCAAGTCACGGTTGGTGGCGGCGATGACTTTCACGTCCACAGGCCGGCTCGTGGATCCACCCACCCGGACGATGCGGCGTTCCTCCAAGGCCCGCAATAAATTGACCTGCATGTTCAGGGGCATTTCCGAAATTTCGTCCAGGAAGAGCACCCCGTGGTTGGCTTGTTCAAATTTCCCGATGCGGCCTTTTTTGTCCGCCCCGGTGAAAGCGCCGCCGCAATAGCCGAATAATTCACTCTGGACCAGTTCTTCGGAAAGCGCGCCGCAGTTCACGGCCACGAACGGACCGTCCGCCTTGGGACCAGCTTGATGGATTCCTCGGGCGAACAGTTCCTTGCCGGTGCCGGATTCTCCGGTAAGCAGAACAGTGGATGGCGTGCGCGCTGCGTTGGCCGCCCTTTGGATGGTTTCACGCATGGCGTTGCTGCGGTGCAGAATGGCGGCGAATCCCTTGGGCGGTTCGGACAGATTATCCAGCGCAGCCGGGGTGGTCCAGCTGCGGCATTGCTGACGCTCTGTGAGAGTGATCACCGTATCGCACCATTGTCCGTCAATGGAGAATACCGGGGCGGCGCGGGCCGTGACGTTGGGATTGGTCAGGCAGCGGAGTTCCACTGGTTCGGCCCGGGGAGAGTCGTGTTTTTGCCGGGCAAGAAAAGATTCAAAATCCAAAAAGTTGGAAGCGAAGCGTCCGCGTAGGGATTGTCCCGATTGACCGAGCAGGGCTTCTGCGGCGCCGTTGGCGCTGTTGATGCGGCCATCCACCCCTACGGAAAGCACGCCTGTGAGTACGGAGTTGAAGGCGGCCGACATCAGGGAGCAGAATTTTCCCTCCATTTCGACCATATGCATGTGGAAGAGCCGTTTTTCAAGTTCCCGCACCGCATTGAGGACCAGGTCAAAGGACATGGAGTGATCCGCATCCGGAGGACCGGAGATGTCGAAGCAGCCCCAAAGTTCTCCGCGGGCGTCAAAGATGGGGCATGCCGTGCAGTTCCATGCATGGTGGCTTTCGCAGAAGTGTTCCTGCCCGAAGACCTGCATGGGGCGTCCTGTGGCCAGGGCCGTACCGATGGCGTTGGTACCCACGCTTTTTTCGGCCCAATTGGCTCCCGGACCAAAGTTGAGTTTGTCGGCTTGTTTGAGAATTTCCAGTTCCCCGCAGGTACGTGCCACCCGTCCCTTGGCATCCGTGATGGTCAGAAGCAGGCCTTTGCCTTTGAGTGCGGCATAGGTGCGTTGTTCCACGTCTGAAGCTATTTCACGCAACAGGTTGGTGAACGGCTCAATCTGATTCATCGGAGTGAAGTTCCAGCAACTCCTGGGAGCAGGATCCACGTTGAGTTGCCGGCAGCGCTCCCAGGATTCCAGGAGTAACGGATCGGGATTTCGACCCCGGACGCGTCCCTCCTCAACAAAGGATTTCCATTGATTGTAGGCCACGCGGGGACTTGCCACGCGTCGTGCCGTCAGGGGGCGTAGTTCCGGTGAAACAACGGCCATGTCCGTCGTATCCTGGCGTACGCCGAATCCTTCTCCATCCCGATAGAGCGTGTACATGATTCCTCCCGAAAGGACTGTTCCGGTTGTCAGTGGGGGATCGCACGTTGGATGTTTTATTCGTTTCCTTCGGCTCTTGCTTCGTTACTTTGTTGATTTCGTCAAGTGTTCCAAACTGGAACATGATGTAAAAGTATTCTTGTATTCCGATATGTTAATCGGCGATTCATCGCTTTCGAAGCCTTGGCGTAGCCAGAGGCTAGCACAATTTGTTCGGGAACCGAACAGGCCTTGAGCAGTGTGGCTCAGGCCAAATTGTTTATTGTTCATTGAATTTATTGATATAAATTGTATGGCACCGTTGTTGCTCTTCTTGTGACGATACGCGCAAACACAGGAGGACCAATAATGGCAACTGAAGTGATCATGCCCAAATGGGGTCTGACCATGAAGGAAGGAAAGCTCGCCCGCTGGCTGAAAAGCGAGGGGGAGAGCGTCCAGGCGGGGGAACCGCTGTTTGAGGTGGAAACCGATAAAATTACCAACTCCGTAGAGGCTCCGACTGACGGCGTGCTGGCCCGGATCGTGGTGCCGGCCGGTGAAACCGCCGAGGTGCAGGCCGTGCTCGGCATTATTGCGGCTCCTGGCGAAGAGGTGGGACCGGTTTCGGGCAAAGCCCCCAAGCAGGAGACTCCGGATTCCGCTGCCTCGGCTCCCCAGGCTTCGGCCTCGGAGGCGGACAGTGGCCAGGAGGAAGAATTCGTACCGGCCATGCCAGCGGCCCGGCGTTTGGCCAAGGAACTCGGTGTGCGACTGTCCGCGGTGACCGGAAGCGGTCCCAAGGGCCGGATTACAGTCAAGGACGTAAAGGCCTTTGCCGAGTCCGGCGGAGGCATCAATGCTTCTCCCCAGGCCATTGCGTTCGCGAAAAAGAAAGGCGTTGACCTGGCGGACGTGCAGGGTTCCGGCGAGGGTGGTAAAATTACCAAGGCCGATATCCTGCGGGCCATGAATCCGAATTATGCCGCCGGGCAGCAGCCACAGGCCGCCGCACCGCAGCCCGCTTCCCAGAGCGAGGCGCCTGCTTCCGCTCCGGCAGCGCCGATTGCCGCCTCCGGTGAGGACACCATTGTTCCCATGGAAGGCATGCGCAAGATCATTGCGGATAACATGCATGCCAGTCTGACCAACGCGGCCCAACTCACCGTGTTCGTGGAAGCGGACGTGACCGAGATGGTGGCGTTGCGCAAAACATTACTCGAACGCAACAAGCGCAATCCAGACTACCGGCTTTCCTACAACGACATCATTGCATGCGCCGTATGCCGCGCCCTGAAGCGTCATCCCGTCATGAACGCCACCTTGCAGGATGACGGCATTCATCAGCATGCCCATGTGAATCTGGGCATTGCCGTGGCCCTGCCCGAGGGACTGATCGTACCCAACGTGAAGCAGGCCGATACGTACGGGTTGGAGGAGTTGGCCGTGCGCGTGCGCGACGTGGCCGGACGTGCCCGCAAGGGCGGTCTGGATATGGATGAGATTTCGGGCGGCACCTTCACCATCAGCAACGTAAGCATGCTCGGTATGGACGGGTTCACCCCGATTTTGAATCCCCCCGAGACCGGCATTCTCGGCGTTGGCCGTGTGGTGGAAAAACCTGCGGTCAAAAATGGGGAAATCTGCATTCGCAGTATGATGACCCTCTCTCTGACCTTCAACCACATGGTTACGGACGGTGCGCCCGCCATGACCTTCCTGCGGGAGCTGGCGGACATGCTGGAGCAACCCGGCCTGATGATGGCCTAACGTCCGGGGTTCCCACATGGGAAACAGCATGCCCGGCAAATACTGATGTCCAAGGAGCCGCACATGGCGATGAAGCGTTTTGCCATTGAAATGGGATACGGCGCGGACCTGCACGGTGAAAATATGACCAAGGCCGCATTGCGGGCTGTACGGGATTCCGTGTCTCGCGTCTGTCTTTGTGGATTGTTGGAGATCCTGGGCCGCGACCGTTTTCAGGGAGTTCATGTGCATGCCCGGGTGGCGGTGCCAGAGCCGGACACCGTGGACCGCGAGGCGCTTCTAGCGGCGATCCCCATCGGCGAGCGCTCCTTGACCCTGGAGCAGGGCGGCATGTTGGCGGACGGGCTGGAGGTTCCGAGCTTTGGGACCGGCGTCAGCCGTATCGTCATGGCCTGTGCCGCACTGACCGTGTCGGTGGATATGGATGAGGCGGAGGTGACCGCGTGCAACGTGGCCGCTGCCGGAACAATGTCCTGCGGATGCTCCGCGGGAGACGAATAACGGAGGAGTTAGGAATGAGTCCCGACAAGAAACAGATGGTGTCGATGTACGAGACCATGAACAGGATCCGCCTGTTCGAGACCAAGCTGCAGGAGTTCTTCGCAGCCGGTCAGATTCCCGGGTTCGTACACCTGTACCTCGGGGAAGAGGCCGTGGCCACCGGAGCCTGCGCCGGTCTGACCAACAATGACAAAATTACCAGCACCCATCGTGGTCACGGTCACCTGTTGGCCAAGGGCGGCGACCTCAAGCTGATGATGGCGGAGATCTTCGGTCGAAAGGACGGCTATTGCAAAGGGAAGGGCGGTTCCATGCATATCGCCGACTTTGATCTGGGTATCCTGGGGGCCAACGGTATCGTCGGCGGCGGCGGGCCGTTGGCTCTGGGCGCGGCCCTGGCCAACAAGTATGAAAAAACCGACGACGTGGTCATCTGCTTCTTCGGAGACGGCGCTTCCAACCAGGGCACCACGCAGGAGTCCTTGAACATGGCCAGCGCCTGGAAACTTCCTCTCGTATTTGTGAACGAAAACAACGGGTACGGCATCTCCTGCCCGCAGTGCAAGTCCATGGCCGTGACCGACATTGCGGACCGCGCCGCCGCCTATGACATGCCTGGTGTTGTGGTGGATGGCAACGATGTCCTGGCCGTGCACGAGGCCGTGAGCGAGGCCGTAAAACGCGCGCGCAACGGCGAAGGCCCGTCCTTGGTGGAATGCAAGACGTACCGCTGGCGTGGCCACTTTGAGGGGGATGCCTGCACCTATCGTTGCGACGAGGAACTCAAGGAGTGGATGGCCAAAGATCCCATTCCCCGCTTTGAGGAGAAGCTCGTGGAGAGCGGCGTATTGAAGAAAAAGGATCTCAAGGAAATCAAGGCGCGCATTGAAAAAGAAGTGGAAGAAGCCGTGGCTTTTGCCGAGCAGAGCCCTCTGCCCGATCCATCGGTATTGATGGACGACGTCTACGCCTAACCGCGCCGCACGACATCGACCTACCGCAACGATACAACGCAACGGAGATACGATATGTCCAAGAAAACCTATCTGCAGGCGCTGAATGAGGCGCTCAGGCAGGAAATGGAACGGGACGAGAAGGTATTCATCATTGGTGAGGACGTGGGACAGTTCGGCGGCTGCTTCGGCGTGACCCAGGGGCTGTACGATTCGTTTGGTGAAGGCCGCGTCATGGATACGCCCATTACGGAAAGCGCCATTGTCGGCACGGCGGCTGGTGCCGCTGCCAGCGGTCTGCGTCCGGTTGCCGAGCTGATGTTCGTCGACTTCATCGGCGTGTCCCTGGATCAGCTTTTCAACCAGGCCGCCAAAATGCGGTTCATGTTCGGCGGCAAAGCCACGGTACCCATGACTCTGCGCATGCCCCAGGGGGCTGGCATCGGGGCTGCGGCCCAGCATTCCCAGTCTCTGGAAGCCTGGTTCATGCATATGCCCGGCCTGAAGGTTGCCATTCCCTCGACCCCGTACGACGCCAAGGGAATGCTCATCAGCGCCATTCGTGACGACAACCCCGTGGTCTTCCTGGAGCACAAGCTGCTGTACGGCGTGGACGGTGACGTACCCGACGAAAGCTACACCGTGGATTTGGGCAAGGCGGACATCAAGCGCGAAGGCACGGATGTGACCATCGTGGCCACCTCGCTGATGGTCCACACGGCGCTTGCCGCTGCGGAAAAACTCCAGGCCGAAGGCATCAGCGCCGAAGTCGTGGACCCGCGTTGTCTCCAGCCATTGGACAAGGAGACCATTCTCGGCTCCGTGAAAAAGACCAATGCCCTGGTGGTAGCCCATGAGGCCGTGGGCTTTGCCGGTCCTGGCGCGGAAATCGCCGCCATTGTGGCCGAAGAGGCGCTGGATTATCTGGACGCTCCGATCAAGCGCGTGGCCGCCCCCTTCTGCCCGGTGCCGTTCTCCCCGCCGTTGGAACAGGCCTACATCCCTGGTGAGGATGAGATCGTGGCCGCTGTCAAGGCGCTTCGCTGATCACAATAAGGGAAGGGGCGGTCCTGAGGGCCGTCCCTTTTTGTCTGTAAACCGCGAGCCAAGGGAGTCCAGGTGAGTACGGCGGCGATTTTGGCGAATCCGGCTTCGGGAAAGGATATCCGGCGGTTGGTGGCGCATGGCAGCGTCTTTGATAATCAGGAAAAAGTGCGCATTGTCCGCCGGTTGATTCTCGGTCTGGAACAGGCCGGAGTGGATCGGATTCTCTACATGCCGGACGGATACGGCATCGTACCCCGTGCCTTGAACGCCATTTCTCCTTCCATCCCGGTGCTTCCGGTGGAAATGCCCATGCGCAACACGCAACAGGACACGGTGGTGGCGGCAGGCATTATGGAAACATTGGGTGTGGATGTCATGGTGGTACTCGGAGGGGACGGCACAAGCCGAGCCGTGTGCAAGGGGACCACCAGGGTTCCGCTCATGCCCCTTTCCACCGGCACCAACAATGTGTTTCCGTTTATGGTCGAAGCGACGGTGGCGGGGTTGGCAGCGGGCCTGGTGGCCTCGGGGCGGCTCCCGCGGGAAATGGCCTGCCGCCAATCCTGCATCTTCGATATTCTGTTGGACGGGGAGCCTGTTGACGTGGCGCTGGTTGACGCGGCCGTGTACAGCGACGTGTTCATGGCCTCCCGGGCGGTTTGGGATATGGAAAAAGTGCCGCAGCTTTTTTTGACGCGTTGTCGCGCTGACGCCATCGGTCTTTCCGCCGTGGGGGGCGCGCTTCGACACATTGAACCCGACACGCCGCATGGATTGGCACTGGATCTATCCCAAGATGCTTCCATGCGGGTGCATGCCACCATCGCTCCGGGCATGTTGGCGGATGTGGGCGTGAGCATGGTGCGGGACATGCACCCCGGTGATGTTTTTCCCGTGGATCTAAGCCCCTGCATTATTGCCGTGGACGGGGAGCGGGAGGTGGAAGTTCATCGGGGTCAGAGGGCTTCGGTGCGCCTGCGCACGGACGGTCCCTGGGTGGTCAGCGTTTCCCAGGCCATGGAATTGGCCCGGGAATACGGTGTTTTTGTTGAGAATGCCAAGAACTAACAGGAGAAGCCTCATGAGCGAACCATTGAAGGCCGCATTTATTTTTATTGCCCCGGAGGGCGATCCGGCAGAACATCGGCAATGGGTGAAAACAAAGCAAATACATCTGCTTGCCGTCGCGGTCTCCGACTATGCCCAGGCCGAGGGAGTGGCGCGGCAGTTGGTTGAAGACGAAGGCATTGGTGCCATTGAACTTTGTGGAGGTTTCGGCAGTGCCGGGACAGCCCGGGTGGCCGCCAGTGTGGATGTTCCCGTGGGCGTGGTCCGTTTCGATCAACACCCCGGACTGGGGAACGTCAGTGGGGACACGCTTTTTTCTTGATCCATCGTTCCGCATGTCCTCCCCTCTCGGATACGGGGAGCGCGCCTGGATCGGACCCGGGAGCGTTCCCCTCTTTTTGTATTGAACAAAAAAGGAAGCGGCGTTGGGGAATAGAGCGGCTCCCGTCCTGAATGAGGGGAAACGGGAGCCTTGGCAGGAAAGCGGGAAAGGTGGGAAAGGCGGGAAAGGGATTAAGGGATTACCCACCTGCCAGAACGTGCCGGTCGGTGACGAAACAGGTAAATACGCCTTCAAATACGGTATCGCCGTTGCGCAACACGCTGACGTTGACGATGTGCTTGCGGCCGTTGAACGGATCGCTCTGGGCATGGGCTTCCACGGTCTCACCGGCGCGTACCGGACGCAGGAAGCGGCTTTCCGCGCTACCCAGCACTACGTTCGGGTGGTTGACGGCCAGCATGGCCGCGTAATCCGCCAGACCGAAGATAAAACCTCCATGCACAAGTCCGGTTTCATCGGCGGCCATATTCATGCGTGTGTTCAGGCGGACAATGCTCCGACCCTCCTCAAGCTCCACCGGCGTGCCGCAAAGGGTCTGGTCAATGGTCGTGTGGGTAGTAATGTCCATGGTCTTGTTCCTTGATTCAAAGGTGTCGATGGAGAGGAGGAACCGGCCGCGTCGACCGGTCCCCCCCCGAGTCGGTAAAGCGTTCGGCTAATCGAAAAGATCCTCTACTTCCTCGAACACGTACTTCATATACATCAGCTTGGGTGAACCGCCCATGGAGATGGCAAGCATGGCGGCCTGCAGGATTTCCTCCTTGGTGGCACCGAGGCTCGCCGCGCCCTGCACATGCAGGGAGATGCACATTTCACATTGCGACATGAGTGAGCAGGCCACGTGAATGAGTTCCTGCATTTTATGGTCAATAGGACCAAATTGGCTGATTTGTTTCGTGAAGTTGAGGTAGTTGGGGAACACCTCACCAGCCTGTTGCTGCATCTTGGCAAGGGTCATGGAGGCGTTTTCAGCTGCGTTCATTGTCCTGTTCTCCTGAGGTTGAGGTTGATCCACGTCAGGAGTCTCCAAAGCAAAGCTCGTGCCTTATGTGTAATAGTTTGAAATTAATACTTTTTTTGTTGATAACTGCCCATGAGACCGCTTTCTCCCGTGTCCCGGTAGGGAACATTGATCGAAAACGGAACACCGCTCCCTTGGATGTGTTCCGGACTGGTGCGGGGAAGCTCAGAACAGGCAGTTCAACAGCTCTTCCGGTTGTACGTCCCGCAAGTAATCCGCGAGAGGAACAGATGCAATCAGCTTTCGCAGGGCGGTGCGTTCATGCCGACAACCTTGGAGCCGCTTCTCCAGCTCCCCCACGTTCCGGCTGCCGAAATAATCGCCAAAGAGTCTGATTTGTTCAATGCGCCCTTGTTTTACGTCCAGGTGTACTTCCAGCAGTCCGCCGGTGGTCCTGGTTTTTCGGACCATGCCGTACTGTGGGGAATAGCCGAAATTCCAATCCCAGGTGCGGTATTTTACATCCGCCAGAGAATCTACGGCCAGTTTTTCCATTTCGGAAAGCTCCAGCCCTCCCTGAGCCGTACCGGAGGAAATATGCCCCATCAACCGGTCCAAAAACTGGGCCACGTCCATTGGTTCCGGGAGATGGCTTGAAATGTTGGTCACACGCTTTTGCACGCTCTTGACGGCTTTGTCGCGATATTTTTCCGGGTCTACGCGTAGCGCGCCGGAAAGGTCGGTGATTTCCGCGGAGAAAAGCAGTGTGCCGTGGTGCAAAACTCGATTCTTATGGATATGCTGGGCATTGCCGGAAAATTTTTGACCGTTGATGACTAGGTCGTTGCGTCCGTCAAAATCGCAAGGCACGCCCATGCCGCGGAGCGCATCCAGTATGGGTTCGGTGAAACGGCGAAAATCCAGGCCGCTGCCTGAGTGCTTCAGGTCGATGAACGTAAAGTTGATGTTGCCCAGGTCGTGAAAAACAGCCCCGCCACCGCTGAGACGTCGGATTACGGGGATATCGCGGGTGCGCACGAATTCCTCGTCGATCTGAGAGAGGGTGTTTTGGTTCCGGCCAACGATAACGGCCGGGGCATTGCGCCAGAGCATGAACACGTCATCCGGCGAGTTTTTGAGCAGCCATTCCTCGCAGGCGAGGTTGAAGGCCGGATCCGTGTTGGTGTTATGAATAAAGCGCATGATACCTCCTTGGCAATGTCCTTGGTATGTGACGGTCCTGATGCAAAACCCGAACCGGCTTCACATTGCGGCCGTCCGGCCGGGGACGATGCGGAATGTGTGGGCGCATACCCTGGTTCGGTGGCGAAGGCAATCCCATCGGTTCAGGGATGGAGGCGGAGTCAAAAAAAAGGACCGGGAAAAGTTCCCGGTCCATGACGTCGTATTGGAAGGTCAGGCGTTGATGGCGGCCCGGAAGATGCCAGCCACGTCATCATGGGACATTTTGGCCGGAGTGACCGGGAAGAGCTTGCCCATGTTTTCGAAGGCGTTTTGGGCCAGGGCATCGGCTTGGTCTTCGGAAAAGCCGTAGTCCGTGAGTTTTTCGTCTGCCAGTCCTACGCTCTGGATCAGTTCCACAAGCTGCGCCAGGAATAATGCTGGACCGTCCGCCTCAGGCCGTTGCTGGGCTTCTTCATCCCCGAGGGCCAGTGCCAGGTCCGAAAAACGTTGCGGCGCCATCTCGCCCAGCCGTTTAAAGTAATGCGGCGCGAGCAGTACAAGCCCGGCGCCGTGGGGCAGATCCGGGTTAAAACCGCTTAGGGCATGTTCCAACGAGTGGTGCGAGATGCAGCCGCCGATGGTTTCGCAGATGCCTGCCGCGGTGCTCGCCCATGCCAGTGCTGTGCGCGCTTCCATGTTGGCGCCGTCGGCCACGGCGTCAGGCAGGTACAGGCCGATGAGGTTCACGGCCTCCATGGCCAGCATGTCGTTCATAGGGGAACGTCGGGTATTTAGATAGGACTCCACGGCGTGGAAGAACGCATCCATGCCCGTATACGCGGTTTGGCGCGGGGAAAGGGAGACCATGAGTTCCGGATCCACGATGGACAAGGCCGGAAAGGTCTGGTCCGTGCCAAAGCCGATTTTTTCCTGGGAACCGGTTTTGGTGATCACGGTCCAGGGATCGGCCTCGGTGCCGGTTCCAGCGGTGGTGGGAATGGCCACCAGGGGCAGGCCGGGGTGTTCCGTTTCCATTTTGCCGCCGCTGCCGCCCTGCATGTAGTCCCAATAGGAGCCTGGATTGGTGGCGAGCAGGGCCACGGCCTTGGCCGTGTCAATGGTGCTGCCTCCGCCCAGGCCAACGAGAAAGTCGACGCCGAGTTCCCGGCAGGTTTGAGCGGCTTCTTCCACTTGGGCTGATTCCGGGTTGGGCCGGACTTTGTCGTACACCACGCTCCGAACGCCTTGTTCCGCCAGCAGGCCTTGCACGCGAGCCAGGTAGCCGTTTTGCACCATGGCACCGGATGCACCGATGAAGATCATGGCCTTTTCCCCTTTGGGCAGGTGCGCGGTGTCGCCCAGTTGCGCGAGGCTACCAGGACCGAAGATGAGCCGTGTGGGCATGAAGAATTGGAAGTTGAGCATGCGGTCTCCTTGTAGCTTGTCGGATTGTTGAAACGCGGCGGGCTATGCACCGTTAGGAGGCATGTCGGACCTCGCGTACTGTGGCGAGGCCTTGATTGTGTTTTCTCCCAACGTGTTGCGTCTCATGTCTTTGAATAGCCCGATACCTTCAACGAATTATTTGCACGATGTGTCATTCGTCTGCGGATTCGTTTTGAGCTTGTTTCAAGGCTGCGTCAATGCCCCGAGTGGTAAAGATGTCACGAAGCACGATGGGGGAATTGGCGTGTTCCCCTTGGGGGAAGATGGCCAGCAGGGGAATGGAGCGGCTGTTCAACGCCCGAAGCAGTGCTTCCGCTTCGGGATCGTCTTCCGTCAGATCCACGCGAACGAACGTGGCATTGAATTCCTCGGCCCACCGCTGCAGCTGTTGATCCACAAGCACGGTTTGTTCCAGGAATTTACAGGTGGGACACCAGTCCGCCGTAAAATCCGCCACGATCAGTTCCCTGCCGAGTCGTTTTTGTAGGTCATCGGGGTGGAACTCCACCCAGGATTGAGTCGTGGGCCGGGGGATAGCCAGCCATGCCACGGCCACGACAGCAAGCAAGAGAGCGGACAGGCGCACCCAGAGCCGTTTGCTGCGGGAGGCGGCCGGGCCGCCCAAGCCCCAGAGCCAGGAGGCCAGTGCCGTACACCAAAGCAGAACCAGGGCGCCCGTAAGCGCTTCCTCGGGCAGGATGTTTACCAGATAGGCCACCGTGGCCAGGAGGAAAAAGCCGGCGCCGCGCTCCACATAGCCGGTCCAGGCGCCGGGTCTGGGAAAGTGGCGCGAAAGACCGGGAAACAGGGCCATGGTCAGATACGGCAGACTCATGCCCAGCCCCACGCAGAGAAACACGAGCATGACTTCATAAACGGGCCGCCACAAGGCCCAGCCCAACACGCCGCCAAGGAACGGCCCGCTGCAAGGAGTGGCGAGCAGAGTGGCCAGCACGCCGGTGAAGAAGGCCTGGGCTTCTGGACGGCTGGTTTTGGTGTCCAGCTTGAGATCTACGACAGGCAGGGTGAAGACGCCGAAGAGACTCAGGGCCAGGGCCAGAACCACGGCGGAAAGGATGGTCACCAGCAGGGGGCTTTGGAAAATTTCGCCCCAGGCCATTCCCGTTGCGGCCAGCAGGGCCGCCAAAAAAGCGAACCAGGAAAGCACGCCGAGGCTGAAATAGATATTGTGTTCGCGGAAAGCGCGTCGTTTGTCCGTTTCCTCCAGGCTGCCTCCGGCCAGCAGGCCCGAGAGCTTGAGGCTGACCACGGGCAGTACGCAGGGCATGAAATTGAGAATGAGTCCGGCCAACAGCCCCAGGGCCAGAGCCGTAATCAGACCTCCGACCTCCAGCGTGGGGGCCGCGGACCGAGGCGACAGGTTCCATCGGGTGGCGTCCGATTCCCGGATGGGGGATGCTGTCTGGTCTGTGGGTGGAGCGAACACCGGCATTGTTGTCGTTTGGTTTGGCCGCTGCGGTCCCAGTTGTCTTGCTGCCTCGTATTGTGGCCACCAGGGTTGTTCCTGGGCCTGTGGAAGCGTTGCGCCGTCGAGTTTTTCCATAGGGTAGACCATGTTGACCACGGTCTCCCTGCATTTGGTGTCCTGGCAGAGCGACAGACGCAGACGGATCTGGACGCGGTCCACGGAGTCCGTACCGCCTGGCAGCGGAAGAAACAATGGCGTGCTGCCGGGATAGACCCGCATGGTCCGCTGGGAATCGAAGGGATCCGGCTTGTCCTGCCCCGGTGGAAGATACGGCACGAGGGAGGTGTTCTCGGGCAGGGTTTGGGCCGTAATCTGCGGAGGGCGGCCAACAGGACCGGGGTGGTCACCGGCATAGGCGTACCAGCCGTCTTTCGGGGTCAGCGTCAGAACGATCAGGTGCGCTGGACCCGTACTTTCGTCGGCCGTGGAAAGGGCGTATGTGGCGAACGAGACCTGGAAGGGTTCATCCGGGGCCACATACTGGGCGTGTGCAGGGTGGAAGCAGGCCACGCCGAGAAGAAAAAATAGAATCGAAACAGCTTGTTTTTTCATATCTTTTTTATATTGTGAAAAAAAAGTGATTTTTAGTGTTGACAGTTCATGCC is drawn from Paucidesulfovibrio gracilis DSM 16080 and contains these coding sequences:
- a CDS encoding thiamine pyrophosphate-dependent dehydrogenase E1 component subunit alpha; translation: MSPDKKQMVSMYETMNRIRLFETKLQEFFAAGQIPGFVHLYLGEEAVATGACAGLTNNDKITSTHRGHGHLLAKGGDLKLMMAEIFGRKDGYCKGKGGSMHIADFDLGILGANGIVGGGGPLALGAALANKYEKTDDVVICFFGDGASNQGTTQESLNMASAWKLPLVFVNENNGYGISCPQCKSMAVTDIADRAAAYDMPGVVVDGNDVLAVHEAVSEAVKRARNGEGPSLVECKTYRWRGHFEGDACTYRCDEELKEWMAKDPIPRFEEKLVESGVLKKKDLKEIKARIEKEVEEAVAFAEQSPLPDPSVLMDDVYA
- a CDS encoding sigma-54-dependent Fis family transcriptional regulator yields the protein MYTLYRDGEGFGVRQDTTDMAVVSPELRPLTARRVASPRVAYNQWKSFVEEGRVRGRNPDPLLLESWERCRQLNVDPAPRSCWNFTPMNQIEPFTNLLREIASDVEQRTYAALKGKGLLLTITDAKGRVARTCGELEILKQADKLNFGPGANWAEKSVGTNAIGTALATGRPMQVFGQEHFCESHHAWNCTACPIFDARGELWGCFDISGPPDADHSMSFDLVLNAVRELEKRLFHMHMVEMEGKFCSLMSAAFNSVLTGVLSVGVDGRINSANGAAEALLGQSGQSLRGRFASNFLDFESFLARQKHDSPRAEPVELRCLTNPNVTARAAPVFSIDGQWCDTVITLTERQQCRSWTTPAALDNLSEPPKGFAAILHRSNAMRETIQRAANAARTPSTVLLTGESGTGKELFARGIHQAGPKADGPFVAVNCGALSEELVQSELFGYCGGAFTGADKKGRIGKFEQANHGVLFLDEISEMPLNMQVNLLRALEERRIVRVGGSTSRPVDVKVIAATNRDLAQHVADGAFREDLYYRINVVGIHIPALRERTDDVPLLAQHHARRLCSDFELPYAGIAPEVLDVLSRHDWPGNVRELINCMESAVNNAPEGYIRIEHLPRQLRDTPRTKESDMTPHTEQGGFRLDNVEAETIREALQHHNGNVSRTAKALGIGRNTLYAKMRRFSIDY
- a CDS encoding Lin0512 family protein, which codes for MAMKRFAIEMGYGADLHGENMTKAALRAVRDSVSRVCLCGLLEILGRDRFQGVHVHARVAVPEPDTVDREALLAAIPIGERSLTLEQGGMLADGLEVPSFGTGVSRIVMACAALTVSVDMDEAEVTACNVAAAGTMSCGCSAGDE
- a CDS encoding 2-oxo acid dehydrogenase subunit E2, whose amino-acid sequence is MATEVIMPKWGLTMKEGKLARWLKSEGESVQAGEPLFEVETDKITNSVEAPTDGVLARIVVPAGETAEVQAVLGIIAAPGEEVGPVSGKAPKQETPDSAASAPQASASEADSGQEEEFVPAMPAARRLAKELGVRLSAVTGSGPKGRITVKDVKAFAESGGGINASPQAIAFAKKKGVDLADVQGSGEGGKITKADILRAMNPNYAAGQQPQAAAPQPASQSEAPASAPAAPIAASGEDTIVPMEGMRKIIADNMHASLTNAAQLTVFVEADVTEMVALRKTLLERNKRNPDYRLSYNDIIACAVCRALKRHPVMNATLQDDGIHQHAHVNLGIAVALPEGLIVPNVKQADTYGLEELAVRVRDVAGRARKGGLDMDEISGGTFTISNVSMLGMDGFTPILNPPETGILGVGRVVEKPAVKNGEICIRSMMTLSLTFNHMVTDGAPAMTFLRELADMLEQPGLMMA